The Streptomyces sp. NBC_00440 genome contains a region encoding:
- a CDS encoding ABC transporter ATP-binding protein encodes MAHEATIPAPRDKAPRQGEVLLSAEGLTKHFPIMGGFPFKRRIGAVQAVDGIDLSLHTGESFGLVGESGCGKSTTGRVLTRLLEPTAGRLVYRGQDITRAGRRQLAPIRPEIQMIFQDPYSSLNPRQTVGKIIGGPMEINGIHPKGGREHRIRELLEIVGLNPEHYNRFPHEFSGGQRQRIGVARALALEPKLIVADEPVSALDVSIQAQVVNLLQELQRELDIAFLFIAHDLAIVRHFSDRVAVMYLGKIVEVGDRDSIYQQPRHPYTHALLSAVPEAALVSDEERAAHQRIRLAGDVPSPISPPSGCRFRTRCWKAQDKCAAEEPPLVRIDGSRDGHLTACHFPEDPTTEREAEIILDPALRDLEDLEDQTGPGAPGVEAQGPA; translated from the coding sequence ATGGCGCACGAGGCCACCATTCCCGCTCCCCGCGACAAGGCGCCCCGCCAGGGTGAGGTTCTGCTCTCCGCCGAGGGGCTGACCAAGCACTTCCCCATCATGGGCGGCTTTCCCTTCAAGCGCAGGATCGGCGCCGTCCAGGCCGTCGACGGTATCGACCTCTCGTTGCACACCGGCGAGAGCTTCGGCCTGGTGGGCGAGTCGGGGTGCGGAAAGTCCACCACCGGACGGGTGTTGACCCGGCTGCTCGAACCGACCGCGGGCCGGCTGGTCTACCGGGGCCAGGACATCACCCGCGCGGGCCGCAGACAGCTCGCGCCGATCCGCCCCGAGATCCAGATGATCTTCCAGGACCCCTACTCGTCGCTCAACCCCCGTCAGACCGTCGGCAAGATCATCGGCGGGCCGATGGAGATCAACGGCATCCACCCCAAGGGCGGCCGGGAACACCGGATCCGTGAGCTCCTGGAGATCGTCGGCCTCAACCCGGAGCACTACAACCGCTTCCCGCACGAGTTCTCCGGCGGCCAGCGCCAGCGCATCGGCGTAGCCCGCGCCCTCGCGCTCGAACCGAAGCTCATCGTCGCCGACGAACCGGTCTCCGCGCTCGACGTCTCCATCCAGGCCCAGGTCGTCAACCTCCTCCAGGAGCTCCAGCGCGAGCTGGACATCGCGTTCCTCTTCATCGCCCACGACCTGGCGATCGTCCGGCACTTCTCGGACCGGGTCGCCGTGATGTACCTGGGCAAGATCGTCGAGGTGGGCGACCGGGACTCCATCTACCAGCAGCCGCGCCACCCGTACACGCACGCCCTGCTCTCGGCGGTCCCGGAGGCCGCGCTCGTCAGCGACGAGGAGCGCGCGGCCCATCAGCGCATCCGGCTCGCGGGCGATGTACCGTCCCCGATCTCGCCGCCTTCGGGCTGCCGCTTCCGTACCCGCTGCTGGAAGGCGCAGGACAAGTGCGCGGCCGAAGAACCCCCGCTGGTACGGATCGACGGCAGCCGGGACGGGCACCTGACGGCCTGCCACTTCCCGGAGGACCCGACGACCGAGCGCGAGGCGGAGATCATCCTCGACCCGGCGCTGCGGGACCTGGAGGATCTGGAGGACCAGACCGGTCCGGGCGCACCCGGGGTGGAGGCCCAGGGCCCCGCATAA
- a CDS encoding S9 family peptidase, with protein MTSNEHSFPRRFARTQRFTLGAPRAFTVSPDGNRVVYLRSPTGTDRANRLWVLDLAQGAQERVAADPEALLGGAAEQLSAGERARRERSREGSAGIVGYAVDGAAELAVFALSGRLFTAGLRTGPGPSTREIPVPGPVIDPRPSPDGSLIAYVTGGALRIVGADDSAGTDDRALAEPEDTHITYGLAEFVAAEEMQRSRGFWWAPDSRSLLVTRADDSAVQRWWIADPAHPEREPAQVGYPAAGTPNAEVRLFLYALDGTRTEVVWDRARHPYLAAVHWSSDGAPLLLVQARDQRSQRYLGVDTESGTTRTLHVDEDPVWLDLFPGVPARSPAGGLVRIADEGGARVLAVGDRLLTGPELHVRAVLDISVDDVLVSASAGEAAADPETGEIHVYRVNELGVERLSAGPGVHSAVRSGGVTVLLSARTERPGTDVRVLRDGKEVATIASYAETPGLTPRVKFAEGGARKIPCAVLLPSGHRESDGALPVLLDPYGGPHGQRVVAAHNAHLTSQWFADQGFAVVVADGRGTPGRSPAWEKAIRDDFTLTLDDQIDALHGLAGQGFPLDLDRVAIRGWSYGGYLAALAVLRRPDVFHAGVAGAPVTDWRLYDTHYTERYLGDPAEQPEVYAASALVTDDGLSAPENPARPLMVIHGLADDNVVAAHTLRLSSALLAAGRPHEVLPLSGVTHMTPQEQVAENLLLLQVDFIRRSLGLAPRQDR; from the coding sequence ATGACATCGAACGAACACTCCTTTCCGCGCCGGTTCGCCAGGACCCAGCGCTTCACGCTCGGTGCCCCGCGCGCCTTCACGGTGTCGCCCGACGGCAACCGGGTCGTCTACCTGCGCTCCCCCACCGGAACGGACCGCGCGAACCGGCTCTGGGTGCTCGACCTCGCACAGGGCGCACAGGAGCGCGTCGCCGCCGACCCGGAGGCGCTGCTCGGCGGTGCGGCCGAGCAGCTCTCGGCCGGGGAGCGGGCCCGCCGTGAACGGAGCAGGGAGGGCTCGGCGGGCATCGTCGGGTACGCGGTCGACGGCGCGGCCGAACTGGCCGTATTCGCCCTGTCCGGGCGGCTGTTCACGGCCGGGCTGCGGACCGGCCCCGGCCCGAGCACCCGGGAGATCCCGGTGCCGGGGCCGGTCATCGACCCCAGGCCGTCCCCGGACGGCAGCCTCATCGCCTATGTGACCGGCGGCGCGCTGCGCATCGTGGGGGCGGACGACTCGGCCGGTACGGACGACAGGGCGCTCGCCGAGCCGGAGGACACGCACATCACGTACGGGCTCGCCGAGTTCGTCGCGGCCGAGGAGATGCAGCGCTCACGCGGCTTCTGGTGGGCGCCCGACTCGCGGAGCCTGCTGGTGACGCGGGCCGACGACAGCGCCGTACAGCGCTGGTGGATCGCCGATCCGGCGCATCCGGAACGGGAACCGGCGCAGGTCGGATATCCGGCGGCCGGCACCCCCAACGCCGAGGTGCGGCTCTTCCTCTACGCCCTCGACGGGACACGCACCGAGGTGGTCTGGGACCGCGCCCGCCACCCGTATCTGGCGGCCGTGCACTGGTCGTCCGACGGCGCCCCGCTGCTGCTCGTCCAGGCCCGTGACCAGCGCAGCCAGCGCTATCTGGGGGTCGACACGGAGTCCGGTACCACCAGGACCCTCCATGTCGACGAGGACCCGGTGTGGCTCGACCTCTTCCCCGGGGTGCCCGCCAGGTCGCCCGCGGGCGGTCTGGTCCGGATCGCCGACGAGGGCGGTGCCCGGGTGCTCGCGGTCGGCGACCGGCTGCTCACCGGACCGGAGTTGCACGTACGGGCGGTGCTGGACATCTCGGTTGACGACGTGCTGGTTTCCGCGTCGGCGGGCGAGGCTGCGGCCGACCCCGAGACCGGCGAAATCCACGTCTACCGGGTCAACGAGCTGGGGGTCGAGCGTCTTTCGGCGGGGCCCGGCGTGCACTCGGCGGTGCGCTCGGGCGGTGTCACGGTGCTCCTGTCGGCCCGTACGGAGCGGCCGGGCACGGACGTCCGGGTGCTGCGGGACGGCAAGGAGGTGGCGACGATCGCCTCCTACGCGGAGACGCCGGGCCTCACCCCCCGCGTGAAGTTCGCCGAGGGGGGCGCACGGAAAATTCCGTGCGCCGTCCTGCTCCCCAGCGGCCACCGGGAATCCGACGGCGCGCTCCCGGTGCTCCTCGACCCGTACGGCGGCCCGCACGGCCAGCGGGTGGTCGCGGCGCACAACGCGCACCTCACGTCACAGTGGTTCGCGGACCAGGGATTCGCGGTGGTCGTCGCGGACGGCCGGGGCACCCCGGGCCGCTCCCCCGCGTGGGAGAAGGCGATCAGGGACGACTTCACGCTCACGCTCGACGACCAGATCGACGCCCTGCACGGCCTGGCCGGCCAGGGCTTCCCGCTGGACCTGGACCGGGTGGCCATCCGCGGCTGGTCGTACGGCGGCTATCTCGCCGCGCTCGCGGTGCTGCGCCGCCCCGATGTGTTCCACGCGGGTGTCGCCGGCGCCCCGGTCACCGACTGGCGGCTGTACGACACGCACTACACCGAGCGCTATCTCGGCGACCCGGCCGAGCAGCCCGAGGTGTACGCGGCGAGCGCGCTCGTCACCGACGACGGCCTCTCGGCCCCGGAGAACCCCGCCCGGCCTCTGATGGTGATCCACGGACTGGCGGACGACAACGTGGTCGCGGCCCACACCCTGCGGCTCTCGTCGGCGCTGCTCGCCGCGGGCCGTCCGCACGAGGTGCTGCCGCTCTCCGGTGTCACGCACATGACGCCGCAGGAACAGGTGGCGGAGAATCTGCTGCTGCTCCAGGTCGACTTCATCAGGCGGTCCCTGGGCCTGGCACCGCGACAGGACCGGTGA
- the mshB gene encoding N-acetyl-1-D-myo-inositol-2-amino-2-deoxy-alpha-D-glucopyranoside deacetylase — MTDLPGRPTDLPGRRLLLVHAHPDDESINNGVTMAAYAAQGAHVALVTCTLGEEGEVIPPGLAHLASDREDGLGAHRIGELAAAMRELGVTDHRFLGGPGRFRDSGMMGVAQNHREGAFWNTAVDDAAAYLVEVIRSVRPQVLVTYDTNGGYGHPDHIQAHRVAMRAAELAAEKAFRADLGEPHTIAKIYWNRVPRSVAEEGFARLRAAGAGFPGVADIGDVPGVVDDAVITAEIDGTAYAAAKSAAMRAHASQIAVDGPFFALSNDLGQPLFTREYYELVRGTPGAPAGERETDLFAGIPADSTTSTAGADE, encoded by the coding sequence ATGACGGACCTTCCCGGCCGGCCGACGGACCTCCCCGGCCGGCGCCTGCTCCTGGTGCACGCGCACCCCGACGACGAGTCGATCAACAACGGCGTCACCATGGCCGCGTATGCGGCCCAGGGTGCCCACGTCGCCCTGGTGACCTGCACTCTCGGCGAGGAGGGCGAGGTCATCCCGCCCGGACTCGCGCATCTGGCGTCCGACCGCGAGGACGGTCTGGGCGCCCATCGCATCGGCGAACTGGCCGCCGCGATGCGGGAGCTGGGCGTCACGGACCACCGCTTCCTCGGCGGTCCCGGCCGCTTCCGGGACTCGGGGATGATGGGCGTCGCGCAGAACCACCGCGAGGGCGCCTTCTGGAACACGGCGGTGGATGACGCGGCGGCGTATCTCGTCGAGGTGATCCGCTCCGTACGGCCGCAGGTCCTGGTGACGTACGACACCAACGGCGGCTACGGCCACCCCGACCACATCCAGGCGCACCGTGTCGCGATGCGCGCCGCCGAACTCGCCGCCGAGAAGGCCTTCCGGGCGGACCTCGGCGAGCCGCACACGATCGCGAAAATCTACTGGAACCGGGTCCCGCGGTCAGTGGCCGAGGAGGGCTTCGCCCGGCTGCGGGCGGCCGGTGCTGGGTTCCCGGGGGTCGCGGACATCGGAGATGTGCCGGGGGTCGTGGACGACGCGGTCATCACCGCGGAGATCGACGGCACCGCGTACGCCGCCGCCAAGTCGGCCGCGATGCGCGCGCACGCCAGCCAGATCGCGGTGGACGGCCCGTTCTTCGCGCTCTCCAACGACCTGGGCCAGCCGCTCTTCACGCGCGAGTACTACGAACTGGTGCGGGGCACGCCGGGAGCGCCGGCCGGCGAGCGTGAGACGGACCTCTTCGCGGGCATCCCGGCGGACAGCACGACGAGCACTGCAGGAGCGGACGAATGA
- a CDS encoding DUF6113 family protein: MSMNQGYTGMAAPPNPRRIAAYFGLAVLGALTGLAGALVQAGWFPGGLVLALLGAAAVFYGGRVATGTAIGAGAAAVGWLVAVILLTATRPEGDFVFGAGTGSYVFLLGGMAAAVICATVRKVPRPEPDSARPGK; encoded by the coding sequence ATGAGTATGAACCAGGGCTATACGGGCATGGCGGCACCGCCGAACCCCCGCCGTATCGCTGCCTACTTCGGGCTGGCCGTCCTCGGCGCGCTCACCGGTCTCGCGGGCGCGCTCGTACAGGCCGGCTGGTTCCCCGGCGGCCTGGTGCTCGCCCTGCTGGGCGCGGCGGCGGTCTTCTACGGCGGCCGGGTGGCGACCGGCACGGCGATCGGGGCAGGTGCCGCCGCCGTCGGCTGGCTGGTCGCCGTCATACTGCTGACCGCCACCCGCCCCGAGGGCGACTTCGTCTTCGGCGCGGGAACGGGTTCGTACGTCTTCCTGCTGGGCGGGATGGCGGCCGCTGTGATCTGTGCCACCGTGCGCAAGGTGCCGCGGCCTGAGCCGGATTCCGCCCGACCTGGCAAGTGA